One segment of Ipomoea triloba cultivar NCNSP0323 chromosome 12, ASM357664v1 DNA contains the following:
- the LOC116000384 gene encoding uncharacterized protein LOC116000384 isoform X2, giving the protein MGRLAMLNLVLRLLSLAGQVVSVILFLSATSDNDKNCDNNIAFDFDVKPQFTFNKFSAYRYTVAVNGIGILYSFVQIVSAVFHGKSGDHSYQGLVKFNLYGDKCPFYWGQEWLLDLGLRWT; this is encoded by the exons ATGGGTCGTTTAGCCATGTTGAATCTTGTACTGAGGTTACTTTCGCTTGCCGGCCAGGTTGTTTCCGTCATCCTCTTCCTCTCCGCCACCTCCGACAACGACAAAAACTGCGACAACAACATTGCTTTCGATTTCGATGTCAAACCCCAATTCACCTTCAACAAGTTTTCCGCCTATCG ATACACAGTAGCTGTGAATGGGATTGGAATTTTGTATTCTTTCGTGCAAATTGTGTCAGCAGTATTCCATGGGAAATCTGGGGATCACTCCTACCAGGGACTCGTTAAATTTAATCTGTACGGCGACAAG TGTCCATTCTACTGGGGACAGGAGTGGCTGCTGGATTTGGGCTTACGTTGGACTTGA
- the LOC116000384 gene encoding CASP-like protein 4D1 isoform X1, with product MGRLAMLNLVLRLLSLAGQVVSVILFLSATSDNDKNCDNNIAFDFDVKPQFTFNKFSAYRYTVAVNGIGILYSFVQIVSAVFHGKSGDHSYQGLVKFNLYGDKVVSILLGTGVAAGFGLTLDLKHLPCSSIITGRFLDKMAVACSYSLGGFVSTAVASFISVKIFETSLNDCSC from the exons ATGGGTCGTTTAGCCATGTTGAATCTTGTACTGAGGTTACTTTCGCTTGCCGGCCAGGTTGTTTCCGTCATCCTCTTCCTCTCCGCCACCTCCGACAACGACAAAAACTGCGACAACAACATTGCTTTCGATTTCGATGTCAAACCCCAATTCACCTTCAACAAGTTTTCCGCCTATCG ATACACAGTAGCTGTGAATGGGATTGGAATTTTGTATTCTTTCGTGCAAATTGTGTCAGCAGTATTCCATGGGAAATCTGGGGATCACTCCTACCAGGGACTCGTTAAATTTAATCTGTACGGCGACAAG GTAGTGTCCATTCTACTGGGGACAGGAGTGGCTGCTGGATTTGGGCTTACGTTGGACTTGAAACACCTTCCTTGTTCTTCAATCATCACCGGAAGATTTCTTGACAAAATGGCTGTGGCTTGTAGCTATAGTCTTGGAGGATTTGTATCCACCGCCGTAGCATCTTTTATCTCTGTCAAAATTTTCGAGACCTCGTTAAATGATTGTTCTTGTTAG